ACAGGACAACACTTatccccatacaacatggctggTCTACCActgctttataaaacttacctttgagtattggtggcactctcttgtcacacaggattCTAGATgttaacctccacttcatccaccccactccaatacggtgtgtgacatcctcgtcgatctcttCTCCCTCCTGGATAACtaacccaaggtacttgaaaatGCCTATACTTGGGACGACCTGTGAtccaagcctcacatccacgcccatcTCCATCGGCttagcgctgaacttacactccaggtactCCGTCTtcatcctgctcagcttgaaactcTTAGACTCAAGAACTTGTGTCCAAACCTCCAGCTTCTCGTTAATGCCAGATcgtgactcatcaatcagaattaTGTCATCAGCGAATAGCATAcatcatggcacctccccttgaatatggtgtgttaaagcgtccatcaccagggcaaacaagaacggactgagcgcagaaccttggtgtaaccccataacaactAAAAAATCGTCATAGCCGCCTCCTACTATCCTAACCTGAGTCTTaaccccatcatacatgtccttaattgccCTAATATAGGTAATCGGCACACCTTTCGCCTCCAAGCAACTTCAGAGAACTTCTCTatgaaccttgtcatacgctttctctaggtataaatatatattattatgGGATTTATCCTTTTAAAAGAGTTCAGCCCGCAAAATCACTATGCAAAAGAAAATCATAAGCCAAAAAGTAtctaagaaaataaggaagaaaattttaatttaaaaggAAGAGCTATTTTCATTTTTTGTGCAAATATTTCCTTTTATGAAGCTATGATATTGTTAATGCTTTTCATGCACGAACTATgctaatttgaaaataaaatgaaaTTATGTCATGTCTAAAGACTAGACAACTAAACGAATAAATAAAGAGTGATCATGTATACAGGTGAACTCGGGTTAGCACACACCCTGAGTTCCCGGTTAGTCAAACGAGGTAGGAAGTATGAATGTATGGGATAGAGACCGAATCTGAGAACTCCTTGAATCGAGGTCGGGACTGGGTGCTCGCCACCCGGCCTGACAAGACAACTCCACCCCCCGAGCCCGGAATGAGCTCCAAGATCTCGGAAAGCACTACGAAtggttgcacacgactaacagagTACCGTGATACTTGCACCCAATCGGATATCACGGCGCGGATCTCGCTCGATGTTGGTAGTGTATCAGTGATTGACGTACAAGGATGatatttaccttttttagaattgtactaggggtaaaactcccctactatatagaGAGGGAGTTTCTTATTCAATAGACATAttataacacgcatatcaaggcaacaCAAAGTAAATTCTCTACTTTCTAGCTATTGAAAGTTTCTTATTTTAATCATACTTCTTCATACATATTTTGGCTTCGAATCAAGGGTCCGGTCGAAGGCAAAATTACTATTAAGCTTAAATCCGAGCCCGAATTCAATGTCACGCCTCgtttggttatttattttatctttaattcgtTTATCGGACATTCTTGATTACTTGTGTTGAAACAATCCACATGTCTATAAAATgacgtacaaatttaattattatccattttaagggtaaacagtttgacggcttggtgcccaccgtggggctaaggataatagtggtagtttgatacaaatctccataacacactctattttacacttgttctttaaggTCTGAGTTGCAGGTCAGTTTAAAAATGTTGAATTCACATTCTGCGCACTTGAACGTTGAGGCTAAGTCTGGCCATCATAGCTAAAACAACAATCTGGTGCCTAGCAATGAGGTGCCCCTGCTGATCCCAACGGATTCCCAGTTGCAGACCTAATCAATGCTAACTCGCAGGTGGCCATCGATGCCAacctgcctaccgaccccgagaataaCACTCGCGGAGGGGTCTAACCGACGGCTCGAGGAGCGCCTGAAAGCGAAGGCGACGGGGTCAGTCTAaattgatcttcgaaatgttgcagccTCAACATGCGGTAATAGCGCAACTGCAAAAAAAAAGCCACGCCCCTAgaagagttgagcccgaaccattCCGAGAAAATACCCGAAGAAATGAGCAGATCACCGAGAGGCTGGGTGAAGATGCGTCTAGGTCGGCCCCGAAGTAttgaaaatgcttgaagcattaaCGAAATGGGTGGAATCGGGTGAGAAGAAAATTGAGGCAAACAACAAGAAGGTGGAGACATATAATTCCCGGGTCGATCAAGTTCCAAAGctcccccgatattgaaaggcccggACTCCAAGAAATTTGCCCAAAAGCCTTTTTCTCCGAGCGCGACACCAAAGCCAATCCTGAAGAGGTTTCGTATGCCTGATATTCTGAAATATAATAGAACCACAAATttgaatgagcatgtgacctcctacacatgcgaCATCAAAGGTATTGACTTGTAAGATGACAAAAATCGAGTTAGTGTTATTAAAGAAGTTCGGGGAGACACTGTCAAAAGGAGCATTGATACCACAACTTGCCCCCAAATTACATTGATTTGTTCGTTGTGCTCGCAGAGCTTTTGTAAAGGCTCATGTtagggccatcaaggtcgaaaccagaaaatCGAACATTTTCAAGGTTAAGCAAAGAGACAACGACATGCTCAAGGAGTTCATGTCAAGGTTTTAAATGGAACAGATGGACTTGCCTCTAGTTGCGGACGATTGGCCCGTTTaggcattcactcaaggacttaACCCTCGAAGCTCCTTGTCTTCACAGCAGCTGAAAGAAAATTTGGTAGAGTACCCGacggtaacttgggccgacgtccaaAACAAGAACAAGTCAAGAAGTAGAGTCGAGGACAACCAACTCGGAGCCCCTTCTGGGGTcgtttatcccatcagaactGACGACAGGCCTAAGAGAGTCGTCGATCATAAATCAAGGTCGGTCCgagatcgatatcaaccatacagtGCAGATCGAAGGGGAAGGGGACCCGGGCATAACCCCATGAGGAACGAGGAGAGAAGCAACTGTGGGATCAATAGCAGAGATCGGATGAGAAAGAATGGTTTTGACAGGCCACTCGGGGGAAGGGAGGCACCAAGATTagcagaatacaacttcaacattgatgcagcCAACATCGTATCGGTCATCAGGCGTATCAAGGAAACCAAGTGGCCTCAACCATTGCAGTCTGATCCTACCTAGAGAGATCCTAACCTGATGTGAAAGTATCACGACATTCACAGCCACAGGACCGAGGActgccgacaattgagagaggaagttGCCCGGTTATTTAATAATGGGTACCTTtgagaatttctgagtgatcgagccaaaaaccactttAGGAACAAGGACTCCAACAAATAAACCGAACAAGAAGAACCCTAGCacatcatcaacatgatcattggaggggtcGATATCCCCCAAGGACTGATGATAAAGCGCACtaaagtatccatcacgagggaaaagTGCACCCGAGATTACATCCCAGAGGGAACCATTTCATTTAGCGACGAGGATGTCAAGGgcatcatacaacctcataatgatgcactggtgatatttgtacttatcaacaaatctcgagttaaacgtgtgttgattaaTCCAGgcagttcggccaacatcatcggATTGAGAGTCGTAGAGCAGCTGGGGTTACAAGATCAAATAGTGCCGGCGGTCCGGGTGTTGAACGAATTTAACATAGCATGCGAAACTACTAAAGAAGAAATAACATAGGATctaaggggacatgaggtataatGCCAGTGAATACTGCCGGGACGATTCAATATACAaaattctacgtgatcgaaggggacatgaggtataatGCCTTATTTGGAAAGCCATAGgatcacaacatgagggcagtaccctcaacATTACATCGGGAACTGAAGTTCCCTACGCCGGGAGGAAATAAGACGGTCTACAGAGAGTAATCGGCCACAAAAGAAATGTTCACAGTCGAGGAGGTGATCCAGTTCCCGTggtctcgacatcaaagaacatAGAGCCGACcaagaaggaagaaattaaaccgATACCGGTTCCGATCGAACCAGAAGAGTGATGAGTAGGCGAGGAGGATGATTATGGAGTTCCTAGTTCATTCATTGCTCTTGATGATTCTGATGCCACAAAATCGACGATCGAGGAGCTGGCACAAGTCATATTGATCTAACACttacccgatcggaaggtatacctaggcacgaggCTAACTCTCGAGCTcagaaaaaaactcattgaatttcttatagctaacatagattatttcacttggtcccatcttgaaATGACCgggatcccaccggaggtaaccactcataagctgagtttggactcaaagttccatccggttaagcAGAAAAGGAGACCACAGTTCGAGGtcaagcacacattcatcaaggacgaggtatctaaacttcttaaaataggatccattcgggaagttaggTACCCTGAAAGGTTAGCCaacgtagtggtagtacctaagaaaggaaataagctaagaatgtgtgtggattataaagatctgaataaGGCATGCattaaggattcttttcctttgcctaatatcgatcggaTGATCGACGCAACGGTCAGGCATGAGATACTCGATTTTCTTGATGCATATTCCATATAGAACCAAATTTGGATGGACCAGAGTGATCAATAAAAAACTTCTTTTATCACTAAACTCAGCACCTATTGTTATAGcgtaatgccattcgggttaAACAACGGCGATTCCACATATCAATGCCTattaaaccggatgttcgaataATATATAGGAGAATCAATgcaagtttatattgacgacatgttggtCAATTCCCGgcgtgcagaggaccatttaaaacatttgcaggaaacctacAACATATTGAAgagatacaatatgaagctgaacccgaaaaAGTGCGCATTCGGGGTCAGACTTggaaaattcctcgggttcatggtatccaatcgagggatcaaaatcaatcccgaaaaaatCAGTGCCATAGAGGACATCACTGTGGTGGACAACGTCAAGGCCGTTCAGAGGGTGACCAGGCGAATAGCCTCCCTAGGCATGTTCATATCGAGGTCCGCGAAAAAAAGTTATCGGTTCTtatcactattgaagaagaaaaataacttttccTGGATACTAGAATGCCAAAAAGCTTTGGAATAACTCAAACGGTACCACTCGAGTCCCTCCCTATGCCACACCCCGAAGGTGGGTGGATAAACAATTGTATATTTACTTGGCGGTTTCTGAGGTAGCGGTAAGTAGAGTCTTAGTCCGGGAGGAGGAACGTATGTAAttccctatttactatgttagtagaactctaggtGAGGTCGAAACAAGATATCCTCAcatggaaaaattggcgctcgctttgataaGAGTCTCCAAAAAATTacaaccatactttcaatgtcaccccatatgtgtcgtaacctcttacccACAGAGGAACATCATGCACAAGTCTGAGCTCTCGGGACGACTGGtcaaatgggtcgtcgaaatcagtgggtatgatatcgagtatcaacctcaaaccgccataaaatctcaaattttggtcgACGCCGGCATTAGAGCCCGAAGTCAAAAGAGAATTAGTGTTAGCCTCGGGGACTACCTCAGGAATTTGGACCCTTTTTATAGACGATGCCTCAAATGcaaaggggtccgggctcggcATTGTGCTGAAACCTCCTACGGGGAATGTCGTTAGGCAGTCTAGTAGAACTGTCAAAtggactaacaatgaggccaagtatgaggccatgattgcacgtctcaaattggctaaaagccttggggtCAAGGTGGTCGAAACTAAGTGCGATTACCTcatcgtggtaaatcaagtcaatgggatgtttgaagtgaaagaggaacgaaAGCGAAGGTATTTAGAAAAGTTACAGGTAACGCTGCATCAATTCCAGGAATGGACCCTACAGTACGTGCCCCGAAATTAGAACAACGAGGttgatgctctggctaactttgGTACAtcggttgatgatgatgaatttagTTCGGGAATAGTCGTATAACTCATGAAGTCAGTGATAGAAGAAGGCCACGCTGAAGTAAACTCaacgagtttaacttgggattggagtaACAAGTACATAGACTACTTGAAAACTGGGAAATTGCCCTCGaatcccaaagaatcgagagccCTGTGTACCAAGGCTGCCAGATTTAGCTTGGTCGAAGGGACATTATTcaggagaacgttcgatggcccgtAATCCAGATGCTTGGGGCCAAGATATACCGAGTATGCCTTGATAgaaattcacgaaggcacttgcggaAACCATTCGAGGGCAGAATCTGTGTTTAGGAAATTAATCAGGGTCGGCTATTATTAGACCGCAATGGATAAGGACGCGAaggacttcgtacgaaaatgtaaCGACTACCATAGAaacgcaccgatgatccatcaccTGGAGAGCTACTACACTCGGTCCTGTCCctgtggccgttcatgaaatggggaatggacatcgtcagtcccctaccatgggcacccagtaaagctcaattcatactattcatgactgattatttttctaaatgggtcgaGGCTCAAGCATTCAAAAAGGTCCGGTAGAAAGAATTCATTGACTTCATTTAGGACCACATGATATGCTAATTTGGGATACCGTCCGAAGTCGTGTGCGATAATgggaaataattcatcggcatCAAGGTAAATAAATGTTTTGAGGATCACAAGATTAAGAAAATACTATCAACACCTTACTGTTAGGGCTCCAATTCTTTGAGCTTGACTTGACAAAGAGAGGATTGTCATGGGGCAGCAAGAGTGTTGCCAAGCTAACGTGCACGAGTAGCACCAAGTCAAAAAGGGAAACGAGCAAGTGATGGCCAAGGCTTTGAGGGAGGCAAGGCAGCTTGACAAGGGCATGAAAATGAGATGTGGACTGAGGGTGACACTTGATCATGGCAAAGGAATCAAGGCATGAGCCACTGATTCCAAGGCAAGTCAAAACAATAAAGTGGGCAAAGGCAGGCTAAGTGTAATGAAGGCATGCGCGCGGGGCAAACTTGTCATGACACTGGGGCACGGCAAAGGGCCATGTGCGTGGGCAATGGAATGGTCTAAAAATGGCTGCAATGCACCTGAGAACAAGGCATTGGCATCTGATTCAAGTCAAGTCATGCACAAGGGCAGCAAGCCATAGATTGACTAAGTCAAAGGCGGTTACACGACACATGTTGTGCACATGGGCAGTAGTTGGCTTTTGCTAAAAGATGGCACATTTTATTAGCATATTTTTGGGCTATGTTTCTATTATTATTAGCATGATCTGCATGATCCTAGTAGTTGGGGGGATGTCAACTACACTAGGCTAAAATAGTGGGTTATGTGCGACAAGTGTCTAAGCCTAAATGCGACAAGTGTAAGGCAAAGGAGTTGTCTCGTGTATTATAAATGGGCAGCATCCTTATGCTTgttgaaagaaaagaaaacgCGTAGAGTGCATGTTTGGAGTTAGGAAAGAGTTCCTAAGTGTTTGTAAGAAAATACGAGGGTCAAAAGTGATCTTCTTTTGTACACGACTGTACTTTGAGTTTGTGTTTCTTTGTATGCTCGAGTTTAATACAAAGTTAGAAAAAGAGTTTCATGTATATTGCGCCTTGTGTTcacattttatttttgtttcctTTACTAAATTTCGTTGCCTAAATCAGTCCTAAAGTTACTACTTGAAAGCTGCCTAATAATATTCTAAGTCCAAAGTAGTTGTAATTTTGGTTGAGTGTGGTGAAAAAACTGAAGTCAAGTGGTGGACTTGGCTGCTGCACAGGCTGGTTTTGATGGACAAAAACTACGCCTGTGACAACTGGTATCAAGGCAGAGCAGGTTCATGATGGAGACACGACGAGCAGTGGCAGATTTTGTGGTCTTGTTCGAGAACATGGCCGGTGGTAACACCGAACTGCGGGAAAGGCTAATGAAATTGGAGGCATTGATTGGGGATGTCCCTGAAGGTGATGAATTTAAGACTCTCATGACAAGTCTTGTCTACATTGATTCAGAATTGGCAAGGCTAAGTCAAGAGAATGCGGATCTAAAAAGTGAGACAGTGGTGTTGCGACATGTTATGGGCAAGGATGCTCCTTAACGTGGTGCTGATCATCTCGAGGTTAAAATTCCTAAACCTAAGGCATTTGGTGGTGCAAGGAGTGCACGTGAAGTGGAGAATTTTCTTTGGGATATGGAGCAGTACTTTCATGCTATTTGTGTGCAAGACGAGAAGAAGAAAGTAACCTTGACTAATATGTATTGGAGTGAAGATGCTAAGTTATGGTAGCGCACTCGTGTGGCTGAAGATAAAAGTTTGGACATTCCAAACATTGAGTCGTAGGAGCGGCTTAGAAAGGAGTTGAAGGATCAATTCCTTCTTAGCAGTACGTCTTGGAAATGTAGGGACAAATTGAAAAGGTTGAGGCAAACTGGATCAGTGAGAGCATATGTCAAAGAGTTCACTTATTTGATGTTGAGTATAAGCAATATGTCGGAAGAAGATAAATTGCACAACTTCATGAGCGAGCTGCAACAATGGGCACAATTGGAGTTGCGTAGGCAGAATATTCAAAACCTCGCAAGTGTCCTGGCTGCAGCTGATGCATTGGGTGATTTTTACTTAGGTGAAAAGACTTCTTCTTCAAAGTCAAACGACGGAAAGAAGGACAAGGAAAATGAGTGGAAGAAATGTGAAATAACAATGCTAATGAAGATAAGGGGAAGGTAAAGCAAGAGGCTGGAAATTCAAAGAGCAAGGAGAAGGGCGGCAAGTTCAGCGGTTATTTCATTTGTGATGGGCCATATCGAGCAAGGGATTTTCCAAAGAAGTAAGTGTTGAATGCAATGACTGATGCGGAAAAGATGGCTGCATTGGAGGGAATAACCAGTGATAAACAAACGGCCGGTGTCAATGCAATTGTGTCTGATGAGAGATGAGGCCACGGGGCGTTGCTTGTCAACCACTTAGGACTCATAAATTGAGTAATCGACGAGGACATCGATTTTCAAAGGGTGTGGGTGGTTTGTTAGGGATCCGATTCTTTGAGCTTGACTTGAAAACGAGAGCATTGTCATGGGGCAGCAAGAGTGTTGCCAAGCTAAGGTGCACGAGTAGCACCAAGTCAAAAAGGGAAACGAGTAAGTGATGGCCAAGGCTTTGAGGGAGGCAAGGCAGCTTGGTAAGGGCTTGAAAATGAGATGTGGGCTGAGGGTGACACTTGATCATGGGAAAGGCAACAAGGCATGAGCCACTGATGCCAAGGCAAGGCAAAAAATGAAGAGGGCAAAGGAAGGCTAAGTGTAACGAAGGCATGCGCGCGGGGCAGACTTGTCATGACATTGGGGCGCGGTAAAGGGCCATGTGCGTGGGCAATGGAATGGTCTAAAAATGGCTGCAATGCACCTGAGAACAAGGCATTGGCACCTGATTCAAGCCAAGGCATGCACAAGGGCAGTAAGCCTCATATTTACCAAGTCAAAGCCGGTTACACGGCACATGCTGTGCACATGGGGAGCTATTAGCTTTTGCTAAAAGCTGGCAGATTTTGTTAGCATATTTTTGGGCCATGTTTCCATTATTATTAGCATGATCTAAATGATCCTAGTAGTTGGGGGGATGTAAACTATACTAGGCTAAAATAGTGGGTTGTGTGGGAGAAATGTCTAACCCTAAGTGCGACAAGTGTAAGGCAAAGGGGCTATCTCGTGAGTTATAAATGGGAAGCATACTTATGCTTGTGGAAATAAAAAACAAACGTGTAGAGTGCATGTTTTATGTTAGGAAAGAGTTCCTAAGTCTTTGTGAGAAAATCTGAGGGTCAAGAGTGATCTTCTTTTGTACACGACCGTACTTTGAGTTTGAGTTTCTTTGTATGCTCGAGTTAAATACAAAGTTAGGAAAAGAGTTTCCTGTATATTGTGCTTTGTGTTCACGTTTTATTTTTGTTGCCTTTACTAAATTTCGTTTCCTAAATCAGTCCTAAACTTACTACGTTGAAAGCTGCCTAAAAATATTCTAAGTCCAAAGTTGCTGTAATTTTGGTTGAGTGTTGTGAGAAGGCTAAAGTCAAGTGGTGGACTTGACTATCGCACAGGCTAGTTTTGACGGACAGAAACTATGCCTGTGACACTTACCACCCTAGGGGGAATAGACAAGCAGAATCGACAAagaagaccatacttcaaaaccgaAAAggggttgaccgatgccaaagggaaatggaaggaaatcttgcccgaagttcTATGGGCATATCATACAACCtcgaagtctagtaccggggccactctATTTTCGTTGGTCTACGAGGCCAACCTTGATTCCAGTCGATATGGGAGACCCGAGCCTCAGATTCCAATATGCGACTGAGGAGCCAATCATAAAGTCCATGGtcacgagcctagaactattaGATGAAAGACGTGAGGCAACTTTAGTCTAGTTTGCCGCCCAGAAACAGCAGATAGAAAGATACTACAAATGAAGAGACAACCTCCGACATTTcaagatcggggacttggtgttgatGAAAGTAACATTACACACTCGGAACCCGAATGGGGGAAAGATgtgaccgaattgggaaggaccgtatcgagTCATCGAAATTACCAgcaaaggatcatacaaactcgaagcaggaaacGGCGTGCAACTACCAAATAACAGGAACATGACACACTTAAAgtgatactactactaaggtacgatatCAACTACTCTTTAATCATATTATGAATCAAACTAACATTTGCAGGCAATGGTCAAGAATAGATgtggctattaggtctgaaagcatgtgttatactctttttcccttgaaacagttttgtcccaaaatggatctttcagcaaggtttttaacgaggcaacagtaaaataTATTAACTTAGATTCGAAGGCAGGTCTCAGACCGGAGTCAATGACCAATCACTTCATGTCAACAACATCCAAGCCCTCTCAATCTCGATctcaaatactgggggccattaccctcgTGCTAAGGATCAAGGttttttagcaaggaaagaagaaAAACTTTGTATACTAAAAGctaaggcttggtggttaggattcaaTGTAAGGGAAAAAGTGTCGTATGAACCATGCTCGCATAGTCCACTCAAGCCATGATACAAGTTTTTATGCTTtttcgatcatgtactttacacattgaaaaataaaagaaagtttcgCCTTATTACTTACGCATTTTCTTGCCTCTTAAATTCAGGATCCTAAGAGCTCATTGGCTATATTTACTAAGGGACTATCAATCCCAAGGACTACTCCTgttcggggactgtcgttcgaAGAAAGTTCGGACAACCCGGGCTACCAAATCCCGGAGGCACCAAATACGAAAGGCCACGACCACCCTTAAAATAGCTCAGAGATGTCCGAAGCTCGTAATCAGAAAGTAAGACCTTTATAAGAACTCAAAACCTACTAagaggttaccctcggcaaaaacaTCATCTAAAAAATCGCTTAAGCATCTTGAATAAACCTCCGGTCACACCGAGTTTTCAAAGCCTTGAGCAAACAAAGTTGTACCGAGGTCAGGACCTGTTCGGATCTCTGAAAAATGAATGCTCTATAACTACATTCAATTCTATActaaggcattagaaatattACATGAACAGAAATTGTGAAAAGATGCTAGAAAAGTAAAGGTACGATATTACGAGAAAGGgaaaatttcatatatatattcgGGAGTATATTTACAATGGCACATAAAAGCGTCcccaaaataaataatatatatatatatatatatatatatatatatatatatatatatatatatatatatatatatattatatgtacatgagacaaaatattttaagaaaagtACTAAGGCATCTACAACTAGTATTCACTGGGTCCCGACTTGTCGCCAGAGCCTTCCGAGCCTTCAGAACCCTCAGAACCTTCGGCACCTTCCGGCTCGTAAAGCTTCTTCGCCTCAGCCTCGGACTCTTTGGCATCCTCGATCTCAGCTGACAGGGCAAAACCTCGGGtgtggatctcttcgagggtctctcttTGAGATAGTCGCTTAATGTATTCTGCCTTTGCCTTCAGGCGGACCTTGGCTACCTCCACATCAGCCTTGTATTATACCATCATTTCTTCGGCATCAGCGGAGGTTGT
This region of Nicotiana tomentosiformis chromosome 4, ASM39032v3, whole genome shotgun sequence genomic DNA includes:
- the LOC138909466 gene encoding uncharacterized protein, encoding MLFADDIILIDESRSGINEKLEVWTQVLESKSFKLSRMKTEYLECKFSAKPMEMGVDVRLGSQVVPSIGIFKYLGLVIQEGEEIDEDVTHRIGVGWMKWRLTSRILCDKRVPPILKASKAANID